A stretch of the Aegilops tauschii subsp. strangulata cultivar AL8/78 chromosome 4, Aet v6.0, whole genome shotgun sequence genome encodes the following:
- the LOC141022012 gene encoding uncharacterized protein codes for MDNFLNTAKYHAIVADGNTKLDVWYTNEPGKVEEIIGLYEDWLREEKHKFVGLGMEFTRKDCYGQRKVAVMQLAMRNHVLLYHFCRARTECPALKDFLENRGITFSSVGVRNIRDALFQDFIRIPEGYHIDIQEKFMIKGGEERDSMEDLAGAIIDESYSKLESSFPELLHHYWDWKPLTFDHLKYGATISEDFIFVSFCLCC; via the coding sequence ATGGACAACTTTTTGAACACTGCCAAGTACCATGCTATAGTTGCCGATGGTAACACGAAGCTCGATGTGTGGTACACCAACGAGCCTGGCAAGGTGGAGGAGATCATTGGCTTGTACGAGGACTGGTTGCGCGAGGAGAAGCACAAGTTTGTTGGTCTCGGCATGGAGTTCACGCGAAAGGATTGTTACGGGCAAAGAAAAGTCGCCGTCATGCAACTGGCTATGCggaatcatgttttgctctatcACTTCTGCAGGGCCAGGACGGAGTGCCCTGCTCTGAAGGATTTCCTTGAGAATAGAGGTATAACTTTCTCTAGTGTGGGCGTCAGGAATATTAGAGATGCTCTTTTTCAAGATTTCATCAGAATTCCAGAAGGGTACCACATCGACATCCAAGAGAAGTTTATGATCAAAGGCGGTGAAGAAAGGGACTCCATGGAGGACTTAGCAGGAGCCATCATTGACGAATCTTATTCGAAGCTGGAGTCATCTTTTCCAGAACTTCTTCATCACTACTGGGATTGGAAGCCACTTACTTTTGATCACCTGAAATATGGAGCTACTATAAGTGAAGATTTCATTTTCGTTAGTTTCTGCCTTTGTTGCTAG